Proteins encoded within one genomic window of Odocoileus virginianus isolate 20LAN1187 ecotype Illinois chromosome 2, Ovbor_1.2, whole genome shotgun sequence:
- the LYG1 gene encoding lysozyme g-like protein 1 has protein sequence MSVLWLLLGLLVLTGSSESSSWGCYGDIRTLHTPGASCGIGRRQGLSYCGVRASERLAEIDMPFLLRYRPVIRTVGQKYCVDPAVIAGVLSRQSHGSNVLANVDGVGDGVKMVQDPGLYAPTSWISEAQVSRVTEVLTVRIKEIQRRFPTWTPDQCLRGGLCAYAGGAGYIRSSQDLSCDFCNDVLARAKYFKRQGF, from the exons ATGTCTGTGCTCTGGCTGCTTCTGGGCCTCCTTGTCCTTACAG GTTCATCGGAAAGCAGCAGTTGGGGATGCTATGGAGACATCCGGACCCTCCACACCCCTGGGGCATCTTGTGGCATCGGAAGGCGTCAAGGCCTGAGCTACTGCG GAGTTCGTGCTTCTGAAAGGCTGGCTGAAATAGACATGCCGTTCCTCCTGAGATATCGACCTGTCATTCGTACTGTTGGCCAGAAGTACTGCGTGGACCCTGCTGTCATCGCTGGTGTCTTGTCCAGGCAGTCTCACGGCAGCAACGTCCTGGCCAATGTGGACGGTGTGGGTGATGGAGTCAAGATGGTACAG GACCCTGGTCTTTATGCCCCCACATCCTGGATCAGTGAGGCCCAGGTTTCCCGAGTGACTGAAGTCCTGACTGTGAGAATCAAAGAAATCCAGAGGAGGTTCCCAACCTGGACCCCTGACCAGTGCTTGAGAG GTGGACTCTGTGCCTACGCGGGAGGTGCTGGCTACATCCGAAGCAGCCAGGACCTGAGCTGTGACTTCTGCAACGATGTCCTTGCACGAGCCAAGTACTTCAAGAGACAAGGCTTCTAA